The genomic window AGGTTTGAATTTTCGTATTCATACGTTTTAGTCACTGTTTTAAAAGGTTTCTGCTTATTTATATATTCTTTGAATACCATTATTTCATCAAACAATCTTGTTCTTTTTCCATTAGCTTGCTCGATCAAAATATGATATTGGTAGTTTTCATTTACCTCTATTACATTATTATCTAAATCCTTTGCAATAATATTAATTACTTCTGGACTTTTGATATTCATTTTAATATTTACTCTTAGATCAAAGAGATGAAATTCTTTTTGTAATTCGTTATCCTCTTCGCCAGTTTCTCTTAGATGAACAATTAATATGTTACAGTACTTAGCAAATTGTTGAGCATCTGGAGTATAACCACTTTTAGATACTATAATTCCTCTTTCTATATCAGTATCATTAATAATTGCTAAAAGCTTCATTACGGTTTCTTTGGTAACTTTTTTATTCCAATATTTACATTCTATTGCAGTTCGATACGTGCCAGTATTGTCTGTCTCTGAAGTTAATACATCAATCTGATGTTCTACTCCTGATTTACCTTTAATTTTACAGTTATGTCCGTATCCTTCAATATTGATATTATACTTTTGTCCTAATGTTTCGTAAATATATTTTGTGATAAATTCATAGGTTTTCCAATCAAGTTTGTTCTGATTTTCCATTTATTTTTAGAATTTATGAAAATATTAATTTATTGTAAATTAGTTTTTTAAAAACTAATTTACAATAAATTAATGAAGATAGTAATAAAGTTCTTTTCGAGCCGGTTGGGAGAAATAATATATTCAGTAGTAAAAATGTGGGAATTAATTTAGTTTTTATTTCTGATTAGATTTTTTTTATGATTAATTTTGGATCTAATTTTTTATCATTTTGTTTTTTAGAAGATGATTTACTAATGTTT from Flavobacterium sp. KACC 22763 includes these protein-coding regions:
- a CDS encoding restriction endonuclease is translated as MENQNKLDWKTYEFITKYIYETLGQKYNINIEGYGHNCKIKGKSGVEHQIDVLTSETDNTGTYRTAIECKYWNKKVTKETVMKLLAIINDTDIERGIIVSKSGYTPDAQQFAKYCNILIVHLRETGEEDNELQKEFHLFDLRVNIKMNIKSPEVINIIAKDLDNNVIEVNENYQYHILIEQANGKRTRLFDEIMVFKEYINKQKPFKTVTKTYEYENSNLRFQDSIQKIKSITYTGLLTVQDKSQNSTFSIVDNVWLIMKKIFEEQTFIISESGLIAQYLGKTE